The genomic DNA GACGAAGATCTTCCCGTCGTCCAGGCCGCGCTGACCGATGGCGGTGAACAACCTGGTTTCCTCGGCCGTCGTCGTCACAAGGAGTGGCACCGCTGCGGCGGCGCCCGAGCGGATCGCCTCCATGGGATGGACACCGAGCAGGTCGCCGTCCACGACAGGCGCCACAGGCAGCACACCACCGGCGGGCGCACACGCCTGCACAGCCGCTTCCTCAGCGGCCAGTAACTCCGCGATCGGCGCGTGGGAGGGGTCCGCGCCGAGTGCCGCCCGTGCTGCCTGCGTCCAGGCCGTGGCCTGACCGGGTGTGCGGAAGCCGTACGGAACGGGGCTCATCGCCGCCGCCTTGGAGAACAGTCCCGGCGGCGCGCACGCCATGAGGGCCAGTACGCAGGTACCGCCCGCGGAGTGGCCGGCCAGGGTGACCCGGCCGGGATCCCCGCCGAAGGCGGCGATGCCATCGCGTACCCACTCCAGCGCGGCGATCTGGTCGCGCAGCCCCAGGTTGGCAGGAACGCCGTCGCCGTACCAGAAACCGGGCAGGCCCAGCCGGTAGTTGACGGTTACCACGACCAGGCCGTGGTCGCGGGCGAGCGCGGTGCCGTCATACATCGGCTGGGCGCCGGAACCGGACACGAAGGCGCCACCGTGCAGGAACACCAGCACCGGTAGGCGCCCGTCGCAGGACGGCGTCCAGACATTCAGGGACAGGCAGTCCTCGCTGCTGGACTTCGGGTCGATTTCCAGGCCGGGCACCCAGGCCATCCGGCCGGATCGCTGAGGGGCCGGCGGGCACGGCGTCCGGGCATCCCGCACGCCCGGCCACGGCAGGGCGGGCTCCGGTGCGGCGAACCTGCGCGCGGGAGCCGCGTAACGGATCCGTTTGAACGCGCTCACCCCATCGGACCGAACCCCGCGGAGGGTCCCCAGGTGGGTGTGCACGAGAGCCGGCCCCGGAGAGCATGCCTGTCGCGCGAGGCTCATTCCCGCCGCCCAAGGCGCGGGGACGCGAACTCCCGCAGCCCGAGGAAGGCGGCGGCGTTGCCGCCGAGGATGGCGGCCCGCTCGTCGTCGTCGAGTTGCGGGCAGTCCCGGACCACGGCTCCCGGTTCCCGCTCCCCCAGCGGGAAGGGGAAGTCGGTGCCGAGCATGACCCGTTCCGCGCCCATCACCTCGACCAGCAGCCGCAGGGCACGCGGGTCGAACACGGCAGAGTCGACGTAGAAGCGGTTGGTGTAGGCCGACGGCGGCCGGGGCGAGTCCGCGCGGACGATGTCGCGCCGGTGCCAGGCGTTGTCGGCCCGCCCGAGCAGGTAGGCGAAGCTGCCGCCGCCGTGGCAGAAGCACAGCCGCAACGATCGAGGCAGCGACTCGAACGCGCCCGAGAGCATCAGCGACAGGATGCTCAGCTGCGTCTCCGCCGCCATGCCGACCAGCCACGACAGCATGTGGCCGTGCATCCGGTCGGCGCCGAGCATGTCCCAGGGGTGCACGAGGACCGGCATGTCCTCGCGGGCGCAGTGCTCCAAGAACGCGAGGATGTCCGAGTCGTCTAAATTGCGAGTGCCGACGTGGTTGCCGATGTGCACGCCCCGGTGCCCGGCGGACTTGGCCTCCATGACCGTCTTGACGGCCAGGTTCATGTCCTGCAACGGGACCTGGCACAGCGGAATCAACCGTTCAGGGGCCTGGGCGCAGTGGGCGAGGACGCGTTCGTTGACCATCGCGCACCATTCGGCTGCGCGCTCGCCGTTCGCCGCGTAGCCGAACAGCAGCGGCGTCGAGGAGACGGCCTGGACATCCACGCCGATCCTGTCCATGGCCGCCAGGCGTGCATCGGCGTCCCACAGCTCCGGCGTGACCGGGCGGTAGTCGTCCTCACCGCTCATCATCATGCCGTCGCGCAACCACGGCTCGCCCGCGCCGGCGAGCATCCTGGCCTCCGTACGGGAGATCTTCGGGAAGACGTGCGCGTGTATGTCGATCAGCGTCACCGGACCACCGGCCGCAGGTGGTCCGGCCAATCCTTGCCGGGGTGCTCGGCGCCGCAGTGCGGGCACGTGCGCTCGCCCTCGTAGAAGGCGCGGAAGATCGGTGGCAGGTCCTCCACAATCGACCGCAGCTGCACCTCGGCCCGCTTGACAAGGTGATGGCAGTTCACGCAGTACCACTCGAAGGCGTCCAGGTCGCCCTTGGGGCGGGTGTACTCCACGACCAGGCCGATCGAGCCGGGGACCGGCCGCTGCGGCGAGTGCCGCACGTGGGGCGGCAGCAGGAAGACGTCGCCCTCCCCGATCTGGAGGTCCACGGGCGGCTTGCCCTCCTCCTCCATGACCCGCAGCACCATGCCGCCCTTGATCTGGTAGAAGAACTCCTCGATGGGGTCGACGTGGAAGTCGGTGCGCTGGTTGGGACCGCCGACGATCGTGACCATGAGATCGGCGTCGGTCCAGATCTGGACGTTGCCGACCGGCGGTTTCAGCAGTTCCTGGTGTTCGTCGATCCACTTGTGGAGGTTGAACGGAGGCATCATCGCGGGCTCCTTCGGGGTATGTGGGCGACGCAGGAGATCTCGATCAGCAGGTGCGGGTGCGGCAGCTGGTGGACGGCGACGGTTGTGCGGGCGGGGCCGCTCTCGTCGAAGTACTCGCCGTAGACCTCGTTGTAGCCGCCGAAGTCGTTCATGTTGACCAGGTACGTGGTCACGCTGACCGCATCGGATAGTCCGCCGCCGGCGGCGGCCAGCAGATCGGCGATGTTCTCGATCACCGCTCTGGTCTGTTCGCGGATGTCCAGGGTCGGCGTGCCCATTTCGTCCGCGCTCGCTCCCACGAAGGAGCCATCGGGACGGCGGGAGCTCGTACCGGAGACGAACACGAACTCGCCTGCCCGTTTGACGTGCGGGAATTTGCCGCGTGGACGGGCTTTGCCCGTTACCAGCAGTGCGTCGCTCATCGGGTCGTCACCTCCACGTGGCCGAGACCGGCGGCGCTGACGCGTACGTGCGCGCCGGCGGGTAGCGGGACGGCGGCCGTGGCCGCTCCCGCCAGTACGATCCAGCCGGGTTGGAGCTCGATGCCGCCGGCGTGCGCCAGTCTGGCCGCCGCGGTCAACGACCGCAGCGGATCGCCGAGGATGGCCGCCGACGAGCCGCTCGCCACCGGCCGGCCGTCGATTTCCATGATCAGGCCGAGGTTGGCGACGTCCCGGAGACGATGCCAGGGGCCGTGGCCGAAGCCGCTGGCCGAGGCGTTGTCGGCGATGACGTCGGGCAGGGTGAAGTTGAAGTCCTCGTAGCGCGAGTCCAGCACCTCATAGCCCACAGCGACGGCGCCGACGGCGGCGACCACGTCGGCCGGCGTTCGTATCGGCCGCTCGATCAGGAAGGCGATCTCCGGCTCGATCCGCGGGTGTATCAGGCCCTTCAGGTCGAGGCGTGACTCGATGAGCATGGCGTCGGTGAGCAGGCCCCAGATGACGTCGTCGACGCCCATCTGGAGCATCTTGGCGGCGCTGGTGAAGCCCATCTTGACGCCGATGACGCGTTCGCCGCGAGCCAGCCGCCGCTCGTTCAGGGCACGTTGCACCTCGTAGGCTGCCGGCACGCTGAGGTCCGTCACGGCGGTCAGCCGGGGGATGGCGTGCCCGGTCAGCGCGGCCTCGTCCAAAAGTTCGGCGAGTGCCTTCACACTTCCTCCTTGGCGTGGTCATCGATGGCGAAGGCCGCGCGGACATCGCCGAGCCCGTCGATCCGGGCTTCCAGCACGTCACCTGGCCGCACCGGGATGACCGGGCCGAGCGCGCCGGTCAGCACGGTGTCGCCCGCGCGAAGCGGCCGTCCCAGCGCGGCGAGCGTGTCGGCCAGCCACACCGCGGCGTGCAGGGGATGGCCGAGGCAGGCCGCCCCGACACCGGAGGACACCTGCTCGCCGCGTCGCTCGACGACCATTCCGGCCATCCGCAGATCGAGGTCGCGCAGCGGAACCGGACGGGTGCCGAGCACGTAGACGCCTGCCGAGGCGTTGTCGGCGACGGTGTCGGTCAGGGTGATGTCCCAGTCGCGGATGCGGCTACCGACCACCTCGATGGCGGGCAGCGCGAACGCGGTGGCGCGGATCACGTCGGCGACCGTGTGTCGCTCGTGGGGCAGGTCATGGTCGAGCACGAGCGCGACCTCGGCCTCGGCGCGCGGCTGTAGCACCGCGCCGACGGGGATGTCCTCGCCGTCCGGCACCGCCATGTCGGCGAAGAGCATGCCGAAATCGGGCGAGTCGACGCCGAGTTGCTTCTGCACGGCCTTGCTGGTCAGTCCGATCTTGCGTCCGGTGAGCCGCCTGCCTTCGCTCAGCCAGTGCCTGGTCAGCAGGCTCTGCACGGCGTAGGCCGCCTCGACGCCGTCGATCAGGTCGCGGACCGGCTCGCAGGGGCGGCCGGAACTGTAAGCCTCCAGCAGCCGCGTGGCGGCGGTCTGCAGAGGGTCTGTCGCCGAAGTCACCTGGGGCCTCATATCTTGACGCACACGTTCACGGGCTCGGAGAAGAAGTCGAGGGAGTGCTCGCCGCCCTCGCGGCCGATGCCGGAGGCTTTCACACCGCCGAAGGGGGTGCGCAGGTCCCGCAGGTTCCAGCAGTTCACCCAGACGATCCCGGCGTCGATCCGGGGCGCCACGCGGTGGGCACGCGACAGGTCGTTGGTCCATACCGTGGCGGCCAGTCCGTACGGGCTATCGTTGGCCAGCCGGATCGCCTCGTCCTCCTCGTCGAACGGCGCGACATGGCAGATGGGTCCGAAGATCTCTTCGCGGACCGTGCGCGCAGTCTGCGGCAGCCCGGTGATGACGGTGGGCTCGACGTAGTAACCGCCGTCGCGGGCGTCGCCGAACACGGGGACGCCTCCGCCCGCCAGCACCGTCGCACCTTCCTCGACCGCCAGGCGGTAGTAGGACAACACCTTGTCGCGGTGCTCGGCCGAGATCATCGGCCCGTAACCGTCCAGTTGGCGGGCCCGTTCGGCCAGCGCGTCCACGAAGGCGCCGAAGATGGGACGCTGCACGTAGACGCGCTCGGTGCACAGGCAGATCTGGCCGGAGTGGGTGAAGCTGGAGAGCAGCGTGCCCTCGACGGCTCGCTCCAGGTCGGCGTCGGCGAAGACGAGCGCCGGGTTCTTGCCGCCCAACTCGAACGAGAGCGGCGTGACGTGTGCGGCGGCGTTGCGCATGATGGCGCTGCCGGTGGCCGAGGCGCCGGTGAAGGCGATCGCGTCCACGCCCGGGTGCGCGGTCAGGTGCTCACCCGCCGCGTTCGCGCCGTGGCCGTGGACGAGGTTGAACGCGCCCGGCGGCAGGTCTACTGCGTCGATCACCTCGGCCAGCAGGGCCGCCGTCGAAGGGGTCTCCTCCGACGGCTTGGCCACGACGGCGTTGCCCGCCGCGAGCGCGGGGGCGACCTTCCACGTGAGCAGCAGCAGTGGCAGGTTCCACGGGGCGATGATGGCCACGACGCCGACCGGGCGGCGCACGGTGTAGCTGAGTGCCTGGCCGCTGCCGCTCCACGCGGGGACGGTCGTGGGATAGGCGCGTCCGGAAAGGCCATAGGCGAGGTCGGCGTAGGCGCGGAAATTACCGATGGCGCGCGGGATGTCCACCGTGGCGGCCAGCTCACGCGGCTTGCCGGTGTCGGCGACCTCAGCCGCGACGAACTCCTCGAACCTGGCCTCGATCCCGTCGGCGATGCGTCGCAGATAAGCGCATCGCTCCTCGGTGCCGGTCTGTCCCCAGGCCCCCTGGAAGGCGGCCCTGGCGGCGTTTACAGCCTCGTCCACGGTTTCGCGCGAGGCTTCGGGCACGGTGCCGATCTCTTGGCCGTCTACGGGGGAACACAGTGGGAACGGCGTCCCTGCCACCGTGAAGGCGCCGTTGACGTAGTGCGCGGGCTTCATGGTCACCATTGTGCTGACTTCCCGAGATACCAGTCTAATACCTGATCTCCCTTTTGGTATGTATATTTCGTTATGTGTCATCTCTCCCTCTGAATCTGCTGAGCGGCCGGCTCAAACTCCGGCATCTCGTGCTCGTCACCTCTATCGCCGAACAGGGCAGCGTCCTACGCGCCGCCGAACACCTGCACCTTGCGCAGCCCGCCGTCACCCGGGGATTGCGGGAGCTGGAGGACATCCTCGGGGTGGAGCTGTTCGTACGGGGACCACGCGGTGTCACGCCCACCCTGTTCGGCGAGGCGTTCATCGAACATGCCCGCGCCGTACAGGCCGAGTTGCGCAGAGCCGGTGAGCGCATCGCGGGCCTGGTCGACGGCGCCGCAGGCATCGTCACCATCGGCACCCTTCTGGCCGCCACGAACGTGCTGCTGCCCCGCTCCATCGCCGCGCTCAAGGCCGATCGCCCGGGCATCACCGTGGTGGTCAGGGAGGGTACGTTCGACTCGCTCGTGCCCCAACTGGTCGGCGGCGACATCGACCTCATCCTCGGCCGTCTCAACCCCATCGACGACCGTTCAGGACTGCGCCAGGTTCCGCTCTACAACGAGCCGGTGCTGCTCGTCGCCCGCTCCGGGCATCCGGCCGGACGGGCGCATGTGCTGTCGGACCTGCTCGACTACCCTTGGATACTCCCGCTGGAGCAGACCTCGCTGCGCCAGGAACTGGAGCAGGTGTTCCACCACGAGGGCCTGTCGCTGCCGCGTGACCGGACGGAATGCACGTCCATCCTGACGATCCGCGCGCTGCTGGTCGAGACCGACATGATCGCCGCGTTGCCGGCGCTGTTCGTCAGGAACGACGACCGAATCGTCGAGTTGCCGGTTCCGCTGCCGTCGGTACGCCGTTCGGTGGGGGTGACGCTGCCCGGCGCCCGCGCCCTGACTCCATCGGGTAAGGCCATGCTGTCCTACCTGCAGCGGCAGGCTGATCGCCTCCACGCGTGAGTCCCCGGCGGATGTGGGCCGGGGACTCATTTCCGTTCCTCAGATGCGGGCGCCGGTCGGGCGCACGCCCACGCGGAAGTCGGCGGCGCGCAGGATCTCCGCGGCGTCGTCGACGGGTGGGTAGATCCGCTCGCGGTTCGTGGCCATCTTGCGCTGCTTGGCCGCCTCGCCGACGCTCTGGACCGTACGCTCCCAGCCGCTGGTGAGCACCGCGCCGGCCGGACCGAGATCGACGCAGGTGGCGTACGGCGCCGGGCTGAACGTGGCCTGCGACAGGCCGAGCAGATCCGCTGCGGCGTTATACCCGGCGTATTTGCCGAGCGGGATGGCATGCTGGCAGGACTGCAGGACGAGCTGACCCGCCTCCGCGGTCGCCGCGGCCGTGTCGCCGGCCGCATAGACGCCGGGCGCCTCGGGAACCGCGAGCTGCCCGTCCACGTACAGGCGTCCCAGGTTGTCGCGCCGCCCCTCGATCTGCTCGGTCAGCGGGCTCGCCTGCATGCCGGCCGTCCAGACGACCGTACAGGCGGCCAGCTCCGTGCCGTCGGTCAACCGGACGGCGTCCGGCGCGATCGACGCCACGGCCCGGCCGAGGCACACCTCGACGCCCAGTTCGGCCAGCGCGGCCGTGATGGCCGGGCGCGGCCCGGCGCCCAGCTCCGGGCCGATCTCATCGGCTCGCTCGACCAGGACGATGCGCGGCTGCTCGCCGTGGACGGGGAGGGCTGCCAACCTGCCCACCAGCTCCGTGGCCACCTCGACTCCGGTGAATCCGGCGCCCACGACGACGACCGTACGGCTGCCGGGGCCGTCTGGCAGCTCGTGCAGGTGCCGGTCGAGCGCGACGGCGGCCTCCAGCGTGTCCACGTTGTGGAGCAATTCGGCACCGGGGACGTCCGCCTGCCGCAACCGGCTGCCAGCCGCCAGGATCAGCCGCTGGTAGCCGAACGTGTGCGACCGGCCGCCGCGGTCGGTCGCTGTCACGGTGCGGTTCGCCGTGTCGATGCCGGAGACCGTGGCGGTGACGTGCTCGACGCCGATCGGCTTCAGTACCCTGCTCAGCGGAACGCTCAGCTCGTGCGGGTCCGGTTCGTAGAGCCGCGGGCGGATCACCAGGTCGTCGCCCGGGGCGATCAAGGTGATCGACAGGTCGGCTCCGCTCTCCTCGCGGACCCGGGCGGCCGCTGCGGCACTCCATATACCGGCGAATCCGCCGCCGATCACAAGTATGTCCGTCATGAAATTTCCTTTCCTTGCTGTTCAGCTTGCCGTATTGGCTTCGGGAACGAGTTCCGATGCGTTGACGTACTGTCCTCGATCGATTTTCGGTGCGATCTGGAACAATATGACGGCGGAGATCAGACTGACCGAGCACACGACCGAGAGATATACGGTGATGAGAAAAGTCGACTGGTTGGCGGCGAACAGGGCACTCGCGATGAGAGGAGCGGTCCCGCCGATCAGCGAGCCCAGCCCGAGAATTATTCCCATGCCGGAGTAGCGCATCGCTGCGGGAAAGACGTCAGCCATGATGCTGCCTTGCAGGGCATGAGAAATGGGAGTGGTGAGCGCCATCACCAAGAATGCGCCGACGATCGCGACGGCCGTGCCCATATTGAAGAGAGGGAAATAGACGACCGCTCCGACCAGCAGCATGACCGACCCGAAGAGGAACACCTTGCGGCGCCCGTGGACGTCGGCGGCGCGGGACCAGAAGGGGATCGAGGCCAGCCACAGCAGGCTGCCGCAGGTGATGCCGAGCAGGAGCAGTTCCCCGTCCAGTCCCCGGCTCTTGCCGTAGGAGAGCGAGAACACCGTGAAGACGTACGAACAGCTCGACGCTGCCGTGACCATCAGCACGATGGCGATGATCCGCGCCCAGTGCTCCTTGAGCGCCGCCAGGAGCGGCATCTGGATGATCTCGCTCTTCTCCTGTGCGGCGCTGAAGGAAGGCGATTCGGAGATGCGCAGCCGAATCACCAGCCCGACGACGATGAGCAGGCCACTCATCAGGAACGGCACCCGCCACGTCCAGGCGGCGAACGTTTCAGGCGAGGACAGCCAAGTCGTCAGGTAGTAGGCCAGGTTCGCCAGCACCAGCCCCGCCGGCACGCCCATCTGCGGGAATCCGCCGAACAGGTTGCCGCGCCCACCCGGTGCATGCTCCACGGACATGAGGACCGCGCCGCTCGTCTCACCGCCCAGGGCGGCACCCTGCAGCAGGCGCAGCGCCACCAGCAGAGCCGGCGCCCAGATACCGATCTCGGCGTAGGTGGGCAGGGCCCCGATGAGTGCCGAACTCATTCCCATGCCGAGCAGGGATACGATCAGAATCCTCTTTCTTCCGATCCGGTCACCGAAATGGCCGAAAACGATTCCGCCGATCGGCCTCGCTAGGAATCCGACGGCGAACGTTGCGAATGCGGCAAGCGTTCCGGCGGCCGGGCTGAGGGATGCGAAGAATTGTTTGTTGAATACCAATACCGCTGCAGTGCCGTACAGATAGAAGTCGTACCACTCGAGAGTCGTACCGATCAGACTGGCGATCGCGACCCTATTCGGTTTCGTATGCGAGATGGCCTGCGTCCGGAGGTCGACGGATTCTGGCATTGGCCTGGCCTTCCCATTGGATGACGCGACTCATACGGCTGACGCCGCCCCCTGATCCACCGAGTCGGATATTGGTGATAGTTTGCGAGCACGCGCTATGCGGGTCAAATAACTTTTTCCGGTCGAGGTATGCCGGGATTCGCATAGCGGGGCTCACCCTGAGCTGATCGCCGCACTCGTACGAGGCGGGTCGGCGGCCTCTTCGGCCGGTCGGCGACGGCCCGGGAGGAGCCCAGGAGAGGGTGGGGTGAGGGGGAGCGGTTCGCCGGCGCCGGCAGTGCCGGGCCGGTCTTGCCGGTCCTGTTGCCCGGCGCTCTCCAGCAGGGTCTGCCGGGTAAGCCGCAGACGGGACACCTCCTGCCGACGCTCCGGCCCCATTGCCCGATACGGCAACGGAGCCGCCTCGACCGGTGGCGTCTCCGCAGCAAGCCGGGCGGGTCGGGCTGAACCGTCTTTCCGTGAGTGCAGGTCGGGCGCTACCTCGCTGGATCCACAACCGAAACCACGATGCCCCGGAAGCGGTCAGTCCTTCTTGCGCTGGCGGATGAGGCCCATGAACCCCGGACTCGGTTTGAACTTCGCCGTCCAGGTCTCGTCGATCTCCAGGGGCTCACCGGTCTGCGGGTTGCGCCCGGTCCGGGCCGGCTTGTGCACGATCTCGAACGACCCGAAACCGGGGATCGCCACTTTCTCCTCGGCCGCCACGGCCGTCTGGATGGTTGCCAGGATCGCGTCCAGGGCCGCGGCGGTCTGCCGCCTGCTGAGCCCCGCCTCGGCCGCGGCCTTCTCGATCAGCTCGCGCTTGTTCATTGGCCTAGTTAACGCTATTTCGGCCGTGTCCATCGAGCCCCGTCCTTCCCGGGCTCTTCCAGATTCCGGAATGGCCCGGCCCCGGTGCGGGGGTGTCCGCCGCCTCCCCGCGGCGGCGGACACCCGCGGTCAGCGGTCGGGCTGGGCGGCCAGCCGTTCCGCCTCCTCGTACAGGGCCTCAACGAGGAGAAGCTCCAAGCGGAGAACTTCGTCAACGAGGCCGTCCAGAACTCCCATGCGGGCCTCCCTGTCTACTCCGACGTCCCAGGGGCCACAGAGGTTCACGTCCGGATCGGATGGGACTCGGCTGTGGTCTCGGACCGTCCCGAGGCCGGCTTTCAGGCTGCGACGAGTTCGGCCAGGTCCACGAGCCGTCCGACGTCGCGCACGTCCATGCAGTAGGCCAGCACGACCCGCTGTCCGCCGATCCGCTGGGTCACGCGTAGAAACGGCAGGTCACTGAGCATGATCGCTTCGACTTCTATGCCGTCAGGCCCTTCCCAGATACCCATGAGGTCGAGGCTACGAAGAGTCAGGTAAGGCCGGGGTAACCGTCTGGGCATATCGTGGTGGTCTGTGCCAGACGTGCCGTTTTCCCCTAGTTAGGCGATGATTAGCCGAGTCGCTGTGGGTAACAGGACGTCCTAATCCGAGTATTTGAGGAGAAGTCAACATGGCTCTGCCCAAGCTAACCCCCGAACAGCGTCAGGCCGCTCTTGCCAAGGCCGCCGAGACCCGTACGGCCCGCGCCAAGCTTCTGGCCGAGGTCAAGGCCGGATCTGTGAGCTTTGAGCAGCTGCTCGGCCGTGACGACGACATCGCCAAGCGCATCAAGGTGTCGCAGGCCCTGCGCGCGCTGCCGGGCATTGGCAACGTGAAGGCCGCCCAGCTCATGGAGGAGGCCGATGTGGACGAGGCCCGTCGTCTTGGTGGCCTCGGCGCGCAGCAGCGCCGCAAGCTGATCGAGGCCGTCACCGGCTGAGGCGACCGGCCCCGGCCGTCCCGCAGGCCCGCGCCGGCGTGAACCGCTCAGCGCGAGCCGATCGTTGCGGCGGTGGCCGCCCCGGAGCCGGGCGGCCGCTCGGAGGAGCCGGCTGACGGCTGCGCGAGGCCCCGCCGTACGGGGGCTGCAAGTTCTAGAGGTCGTCGCAACATCCCAGCCCAGGAGATGCGATGGACTTCAAGATTCGGAAGAACCGAACAGCGCAGGGGCCGAAGAAGCTCCGATCCGAGCGGGAGGAATACTTCCGGCTTGTGCAACAGGGAAGCATCCCGGCGGGTTGGCGTTCACGAACGAACCGGGCGTGAATGGCGCATCGGCCGGATGGACCCCAACCGGTTCCGGCCGCCCGCTCACAGCGAGCGGGCGGCCGTTGCCACTGCTTCGGGTCGCTACCTGTGCGAGGCCGAACGCCTGCACATCGCCGATCGGGTGCGTGAGAAGGCATCCCTCCGCCAGATCGCCTTACTAGGCTCTCTACGTTCAAGGGCGTGGGGAACTTCGCCGCGAGCTCGCTCGTGCTCTGCGCAGCGGGCGCACCCGTCGCCAACCGCACCGGCAGGCAGCTCGCCGCAAGTCTCGCTTCACCCACCCCATGGTCATGATCAGCGAGCGTCCGGCTGAGGTGGAGGATCGCGCCGTTCATCTCGCCCGCTCGCTGACCTGGGATCAGGGCAGTGAATGGGCGCCCACCACGCCTTCACCATGGCCACCGACATCCCGGTCTACTTCTGCGACCTGGCCAGCCCCTGGTAGCGCGGCTCCAACGAAAACGCCAACGGCTTGCTACGCCAGTACTTCCCTAAAAGCACCGACCTGTCCGTTCACACCCGCGAGCACCTCGACGCCGTTGCCGCTGAATTGAACGCCAGACCTCGGAAGACGCTCGGCTGGGATACCCCAGCCGAGCGTCTAGTTAGATCACTCGCCGCCGACAACTAGGTCGTGGCCTGGGCCAGGCGTTTTGTCCGTGGACGTTGGTGACGGCGCGCGAGATGGCGGTCGCGGCCATGATGCCGCCTGCGAGCGCAATCGGGTGCGGAGCGGTGACCTGGGGCGCCCGGCCCCTGTCCTCGGGTCGTCCGTCACGTGCCTTTGCGCGGCGCTTTCAGAGTCGTCACAGTCTTGCCCTTAGGGCGTGTCCCGCGAATCTTGAGCCATGGATTTGAGGGCCCGAGTACCTTGAACGGCCCATAACCGCGCGCTTGGCACGGTACGGGTTGAGGCGCGCTCAGCTTTCGGCGATCAGCTTGCGGTAGACGTCGTAGGCGGGCTTGGGCTGGTAGCCGCTGGTGGTCAGCCCAAGTTGGGCGGTCGGCTCGGCACGGGATGAGTCGGCGTCACGCAGGCCGAACAGCTCGTAGTGAGTGACGTTGTAACGCGTGGCTGCGGCCACCGTACGGATCATGATGTCGAGCCGGGCAGCCTGGTCGTCGGGCGTGCGGTCGGGCCCGGTGGGGGTGCCGTTCTCGGCAACGTGAATGGGCACGTCCGGGCCGAGATGGGCGCGGGGCATGCTCTGCTCGCGCAGATGGCGCAGTGCGTGCTCGGTGAGCCCGGCCAGGGCGGGTTCGGGCACGGGAGAGAAGGCGTCCGGGTAGAGCCCCAGGCCCACGTAGTCGACGTGGGCTGCGAAGTCCGCAGGTGCGAGCGCCTCCAGGTGCGCCCAGAACTCCTCGTCGCCGCCGAGGAACTCGGGCGGTTCGGCGACGGAGAATCCGATCCGGACGTCACGGTGCCCGGCCGCGTCAAGCAGGCGGCGGGCGTGGCACGTCCCGGTGGTGAGGGCGTCGAGGACTCCGGGGGAACTGCCGTCGATCCAGGGCAGTTTGAAATTCGGCTCCAGGGTGATCTGCAGGAAGCGCGCGATAGCCCCGTATCGGTGAACGGCCTGCTCGATGAAGGCCAGCCAGCCGTCGAGGTCGCGCTCGGTGGGCAAGTAGCACAGGACCAGGTCGAGCTGGCGGTTCCCCGTGCTGTACCACTGGTCGGGCATGGTCAGCTCGCGCATCCGCCGCTCGGGCGCCAGGACCTGTGCCTTTTCGGGGTCTGCGGGCGTTCCCAGGAAGTGCATGTATTCGCGGACGACGAAGGGCCGTCCGTCACTTAGCCCGCCGACCAGGTCGTCGATGGCCGCGGAGTCGTCCGGCGGGCCCGCCGTGGCGGCCACCTGGTTGGCCGCGTAGATGCCGTACGTCAATCTGCTCATGTCTGTCCCTTCGCCGGCCATGCCAGCTCGTCGTGATCGATGCGCGTGATCAGCACGCGGATCCATTCCGCTTCGGCGCGCAGTTGGTGCAGGACGAAGTCGACCTCGATCATGGTGATCTCCGGCAAGCCGGGGTCGCTCGCCCGTTCCAGCTCGACGATCCGCTCCTCGAGCGACTCCTGCCGCTCGTGCAGCACGCGCGGGGCCTCGGCTCGGTCGAGCGCGCCGAGATAGGCCAGGGCGTCCACGAACGCCGAGGTGGTCACTTTGGCCTCGCGGATCTGCCGCCGCACCCGTTCCTTGAAGACGTTCCAGCCCTGATCGGTCAGGGCGTAGACGGTACGCGCCGGGCGGTTGCCCATCTGCTCGACCCCGGTCGGGGCCACCCATCCGGCC from Streptosporangium sp. NBC_01756 includes the following:
- a CDS encoding carboxylesterase family protein, whose product is MSAFKRIRYAAPARRFAAPEPALPWPGVRDARTPCPPAPQRSGRMAWVPGLEIDPKSSSEDCLSLNVWTPSCDGRLPVLVFLHGGAFVSGSGAQPMYDGTALARDHGLVVVTVNYRLGLPGFWYGDGVPANLGLRDQIAALEWVRDGIAAFGGDPGRVTLAGHSAGGTCVLALMACAPPGLFSKAAAMSPVPYGFRTPGQATAWTQAARAALGADPSHAPIAELLAAEEAAVQACAPAGGVLPVAPVVDGDLLGVHPMEAIRSGAAAAVPLLVTTTAEETRLFTAIGQRGLDDGKIFVGPAEEVVTFHRGTARHLVCRHRSPMSYGGIALGACHLVDVPLYFGTHGSPLTGAGPDVDELARSMSTEFARFCRGGKEEV
- a CDS encoding amidohydrolase family protein — encoded protein: MTLIDIHAHVFPKISRTEARMLAGAGEPWLRDGMMMSGEDDYRPVTPELWDADARLAAMDRIGVDVQAVSSTPLLFGYAANGERAAEWCAMVNERVLAHCAQAPERLIPLCQVPLQDMNLAVKTVMEAKSAGHRGVHIGNHVGTRNLDDSDILAFLEHCAREDMPVLVHPWDMLGADRMHGHMLSWLVGMAAETQLSILSLMLSGAFESLPRSLRLCFCHGGGSFAYLLGRADNAWHRRDIVRADSPRPPSAYTNRFYVDSAVFDPRALRLLVEVMGAERVMLGTDFPFPLGEREPGAVVRDCPQLDDDERAAILGGNAAAFLGLREFASPRLGRRE
- a CDS encoding 3-hydroxyanthranilate 3,4-dioxygenase — encoded protein: MMPPFNLHKWIDEHQELLKPPVGNVQIWTDADLMVTIVGGPNQRTDFHVDPIEEFFYQIKGGMVLRVMEEEGKPPVDLQIGEGDVFLLPPHVRHSPQRPVPGSIGLVVEYTRPKGDLDAFEWYCVNCHHLVKRAEVQLRSIVEDLPPIFRAFYEGERTCPHCGAEHPGKDWPDHLRPVVR
- a CDS encoding RidA family protein encodes the protein MSDALLVTGKARPRGKFPHVKRAGEFVFVSGTSSRRPDGSFVGASADEMGTPTLDIREQTRAVIENIADLLAAAGGGLSDAVSVTTYLVNMNDFGGYNEVYGEYFDESGPARTTVAVHQLPHPHLLIEISCVAHIPRRSPR
- a CDS encoding 2-keto-4-pentenoate hydratase; the protein is MKALAELLDEAALTGHAIPRLTAVTDLSVPAAYEVQRALNERRLARGERVIGVKMGFTSAAKMLQMGVDDVIWGLLTDAMLIESRLDLKGLIHPRIEPEIAFLIERPIRTPADVVAAVGAVAVGYEVLDSRYEDFNFTLPDVIADNASASGFGHGPWHRLRDVANLGLIMEIDGRPVASGSSAAILGDPLRSLTAAARLAHAGGIELQPGWIVLAGAATAAVPLPAGAHVRVSAAGLGHVEVTTR
- a CDS encoding 2-keto-4-pentenoate hydratase; the encoded protein is MTSATDPLQTAATRLLEAYSSGRPCEPVRDLIDGVEAAYAVQSLLTRHWLSEGRRLTGRKIGLTSKAVQKQLGVDSPDFGMLFADMAVPDGEDIPVGAVLQPRAEAEVALVLDHDLPHERHTVADVIRATAFALPAIEVVGSRIRDWDITLTDTVADNASAGVYVLGTRPVPLRDLDLRMAGMVVERRGEQVSSGVGAACLGHPLHAAVWLADTLAALGRPLRAGDTVLTGALGPVIPVRPGDVLEARIDGLGDVRAAFAIDDHAKEEV